The genomic segment GTACTATCCTCGGATAAATGGATTGGAGTTTTTCTCGAAACCGATCGTTGTTGAGGGGCCATGGCCCGGATAAACTATCGTATCGTCGGGCAGCGCGTAAATCCGTTGTTTGATACTCTCCAGCAGTTGCTGATGGTTGCCTCCCGGTAAATCCGTACGTCCGATGCTGTTGCGGAAGAGAACATCTCCTCCGATCAAAAATTTCTGGGCGTGGGAGTAGAAACATAGATGTGCAGGAGAATGGCCGGGGGCGAGAATAACCTCTAGTTCATCATTATCCAGCAGAATATGATCTCCATCGTTCAAAAATTGTTCGCCGATGGGAGAAACGTCGTAGTGAAAACCCATTTGGGGAGCATAATTTTGAACAGCAACCAAGATCGGGATCTCTCCCTCATGGAATTGTGGAAGGAGACCGTACTTCTCATGAATGTAGTGATTGCCCAGTACGTGGTCGATGTGGCAATGCGTGTTTAGTAGCAATTTAGGACTAAGGTCCTGATGTTCGATAAACTCCACAAGATCACGTTGCTCTTTTTCGCCATACATGCCCGGATCGATAATGACAGCGTTCCCGAATTCATTATATACTAGATAGGTATTTTCTTGATAAGGATTGAATGTGAATGTTCTGATCGTTAGCATAGGACAAAATTACTGTTTTTATTTTTTATTGGTAAGCGAAACTAACTATTCCAGATTTCCCAATTTTTCTCTGCCTGAAGCAGCAACATTTCGTACCCGTTTTTGGTGCGGGCACCCTGCTCTCTTCCTTTCCTTAAAAAAGCCGTTTCTTCGGGATTATAAATCAGGTCGTAACACAAATGGTTCTCATTGATATATTCATAGGGCAATTTGGGACATGCTGTGATATTGGGGTATGTGCCTACGGGCGAGCAATTTATAATCACTGTATACTCAGACAAAATGGAAGCATCCAGTTCTTCATACGTATAATGATCCGCCTGTTTTGTCCGGCTGACCAGTTTGTATGCAATGTTCAATTGATTGAGCGCATATATGACTGCTTTTGCAGCACCACCATTGCCTAATACAAGTGCTTTCTGATCTTTTGGCGTAAGCAAGGGTTTGAGAGAGGTTTCGAAACCATAGGCATCTGTATTGTAACCTTTCAGATAAACCGAGCCATCATCGGAGTGCAGGATGCGGACACAGTTTACAGCTTGTATGGATTTGGCTTCTTCGGATAATTCATCCAGGTAACGCATTACCTCGATTTTATAAGGAATTGTAACGTTTACACCGTAAAAGTCTTTATCAGAATAAATGGGCACAAAATCCGAAATATGTTCAATCGGATAGAGGTCATAATCGACATCGTTGATGTCTTCTTGCTGAAACTTTTCTAAATAATATTTCTTGGAAAAGGAATGTCCTAAAGGAAATCCAATTAGACCTAGTTTTTTCATGGAATGACGTCGTACTTCTCGTAGATAATAGCTTCTTATGGTATGATGTACATCTTCAGACCGTTGAAAAATGGTCTGAAGATGTTATTCTATCTTTTTTTAATTGTTCGGTTTAGTATATTTTTTTACAATCTCTGTGATGATCTGGTTGCCTTGTAATTGTGGCAGGTAGTCAAAGAGAATATAATGTTTGTCAGGATTTGTTGCCAGCCCGAGTTCCAGAAAATTTAGAGCTTCGTTATACTGTCCGTTGGCAAACAGGTAAGCGACTATTCGATAATACAGTTCGGCCGCTTGTGGATTCTGCGTGATCGCTTCCGACATTACATCGATAGACTCATCGATTTTATTTTGTTCAAACAAAATTGACGAATAGTCCAGCCAGGCGTCGATATCGGATGGATTTAAGGTCACAACTTTCTTGTAGGCTTCTTCCGCCTGATCGATTTGCTGCAGTTTATACCGTGCATCCGCTATGGCAAACCAATAATCGGGGTTGGTATCCTCCAATTCCAGGGCCTTTTTGTAAAAATGGAGCGATTCAAAATAACGTTCTTCGAAATCGAGTGTCACACCGATGCCAAACCATGCGTCTGCAAGTTCAGCATCAAGTTTGACAGCCTTTTTATAATAATTGCGGGCCTCTTCCATTTGCTCCAGTTTCTCGTAACATTCACCTATGGCGCAATAGGTGTCGGCACTTGGCTGCTCATACTCGAAAGTCTGTTTGTAGACTTCCAGAGCTTCCTGGTAGCGGTCTAGATTAACTAAAGCATTTCCTTTGTTAAAGTAGGCTGAAGAAAAGTCTTCTTTGATCAGAATGGCATAATCATAGGCATCCAGTGCCTCTGCAAATTTACCGATCTTATGATAGGAGTTCCCCAAATTGTACCAGGCATAGTAGGAATAGGGATCCGAATCAATATATTTTTTATAAAAGGAAATGCTCTCTTCCTGTCTATCAAGTACGTCATAGCAATATGCGAGTTCGTAAAGTGCTTCCTGATAGTCCATGTTGAGTTCAAGTGCTTTTTTCAGATAGACTATGGCCTTGTCATAATTCATCTGAGCCTGATAGATCATGGCAATATGAAAGTAGACCTCATCTTTATTGTCGAGCAACGGCAATGCTTTAAACAAATGTTCCAAAGCTGTATCAAATTGTCCGATGCCACCGAGTATCCCACCTCTGATGAGAAAGATATCGCCTTCTGAGGGCTCCAGTAACTCGGCTTTATCCAATGCCGCCAGTGCATTCTGATACTGCTGGATCGTGGAAAACAGCTGTGCCTGTTTTAATAAAAACGTGATATCAAACGGGTGCTGGCTAATGGCAAATTCTGCTACTTGCAGTGCTTTTACGGGGTCATTCTTTTCAGCGTAATAGTCAATTATGCCTTCAAAAGCTTTGGAATCAAAAAAATACTGATCCTCGTTTCGAAGCATTTCCTCATATCGGTCCACCGAGATTTTTCTTTCCTCGGGGTTTTCAAATTCAAAATCCTCTTCCATTCTCAAAAGTTTAAATCAGTATTCTGTTCTTTAAATCAAAATACTAATTTCTTACTGAATTCGTTTGAATAACTTTTCCACAAATTCAATGTCATCCACAAAGTTACGCATAAATCTGCGCAAATAAAAAAGCCGGCTCTAGAGCCGGCTTTTCCTATAATGGTATATGTTATATACAATTATTTTTTGATCTCAACACGACGGTTTTGGATACGACCTTCTTCAGTAGCGTTAGAAGCAACTGGGTTTTTCTCACCGTAACCGTTAGCAGTGATGCTTGATGAAGGAACACCAGCATTTACTAAGTATTGTTTTACAGAGTTTGCACGGTCTTTAGACAATGTCAAGTTGTACGCTTCAGTACCTTCTGCAGATGCATAACCATCTAAAGTTACAGAAGAGTTGTTGTCACGTAGTTCTTTAGCTAATTTATCTAAAGTAGAGTAAGAAGACGTTTTCAACACTGAGCTATCGAATTCGAACTGAATTGGCGCATAGTAGCCGTTAGCAGTTCCAGTTTCAACTACGGGCTCTGGGAATTTGATTGGACAACCTGAACCGTCTACTGGAGTACCAGCTGGAGTACCAGGGCATTTATCAAATTTGTCAGATACACCGTCACCATCAGCGTCTGCGCTCAATGTGTTAACAGTACCTTCCAAAGTGCTTACGCGTTGTTTCAATGCTTCAACTTCGTTTCTCAATGAAGGATCTTTCAACTCATCGTAAAGTGTCGCAACTGGGTTAGCAAAAGTCAAGTTTTGTTTGTCTCTTGAACCTAAAGTGAACTCTAAACCACCGTATACATTAGAGAAACGTTGTTTAGCAGCTCCGTGTCTGTTTGGTCCGTACAATAAAGCTTCGTCAGTGAAGTTCATGGTGTAACCTAGGTTTAAGGCAACAACTTCAGATAATTTGAATTTTGCACCAACACCTACAGGAACGATCATACCTAAACGGTATTCTTTGTCTTTGTCTGTTGGTGTACGATCACCTCCGAAATTACCATCTTCACCCCATTTGTTTTCATAAACAACAGTACCGCTGAAGTCATTGTTCGCATACTGAATAGGGTTATAAGCGAAAGCACCTAAACCTACTTTAGCATAGAAGTTAACGGCATTTTCTCTCCTTAGGAAGTCGATTGTTCCCAATTGGAATACACCATTTAAGCTCGCTGCCCAGTTTACTTTAGTTTCAGCAGACTGCGCACGGCCTAAACCTACAGTTCCAGATCCAGCTTCGAATGCAGGACCGGAAGCGTCAGCATTATACGTCTTGATTTTACCACGGTTAGCTTCCAATTCTAAACCGAAAAGGTGAGAGAATTGTTTACGTACGGTTAAACCATAGTATTCACCCACTTTATTTTGGAAGTAACCTACTTTTTGACCAAAAGCGTTGTTACCACCAATTACAGTATTAGGTGTAGTGATACCACCTTGAACTCCGATAGACCAAGTTCTGTATTGTGATCTACCACCGAATACTTGCTGAGCTTGTGCTGTACCAGCGAAACCTAAAGCGGCAACTAATGTAGCAGCAACAGCTGTTTTTTTAATTGTAGAATAGTTCATACTCTTGTTTTTAAGGTTATTATTAATTTTAATTGTTTTCAAATTTAATTTTCGTGTTTAACAATTGGAACAGTACAATTGCCGTGCCAAAGTCTTAAAATTATGTTAAATTTTTAATTTCGCTATATTTCGTACTAAATTAAGGATTTAATGTGAAACAACAAAACAAAAATTCGGTACGAAAGTACCAAATTTTTGTTTTGTTACAATAGCTTTAAGAAAAAAATTAAGAAATTCTTGCTAGAGTAAATAATGAACCACAACTAGAGACAATGCTCCGAGTAATGCAGACACGGGGATTGTTAATACCCAGGCCCACAATAAACTGATGGTTACCCCCCAGCGGACGGCCGATACGCGTTTGACTACGCCCACCCCGATAATCGATCCGGTAATGGTATGTGTAGTCGAGGCGGGGATCCCGAAATGTTCAGTGATACCCAATGTGACCGCTCCTGCAGACTCGGCACAGACACCTTCCAGCGGTGTTACCTTCGTGATTTTGG from the Sphingobacterium thalpophilum genome contains:
- a CDS encoding MBL fold metallo-hydrolase, whose protein sequence is MLTIRTFTFNPYQENTYLVYNEFGNAVIIDPGMYGEKEQRDLVEFIEHQDLSPKLLLNTHCHIDHVLGNHYIHEKYGLLPQFHEGEIPILVAVQNYAPQMGFHYDVSPIGEQFLNDGDHILLDNDELEVILAPGHSPAHLCFYSHAQKFLIGGDVLFRNSIGRTDLPGGNHQQLLESIKQRIYALPDDTIVYPGHGPSTTIGFEKNSNPFIRG
- a CDS encoding OmpA family protein translates to MNYSTIKKTAVAATLVAALGFAGTAQAQQVFGGRSQYRTWSIGVQGGITTPNTVIGGNNAFGQKVGYFQNKVGEYYGLTVRKQFSHLFGLELEANRGKIKTYNADASGPAFEAGSGTVGLGRAQSAETKVNWAASLNGVFQLGTIDFLRRENAVNFYAKVGLGAFAYNPIQYANNDFSGTVVYENKWGEDGNFGGDRTPTDKDKEYRLGMIVPVGVGAKFKLSEVVALNLGYTMNFTDEALLYGPNRHGAAKQRFSNVYGGLEFTLGSRDKQNLTFANPVATLYDELKDPSLRNEVEALKQRVSTLEGTVNTLSADADGDGVSDKFDKCPGTPAGTPVDGSGCPIKFPEPVVETGTANGYYAPIQFEFDSSVLKTSSYSTLDKLAKELRDNNSSVTLDGYASAEGTEAYNLTLSKDRANSVKQYLVNAGVPSSSITANGYGEKNPVASNATEEGRIQNRRVEIKK
- a CDS encoding tetratricopeptide repeat protein; this encodes MEEDFEFENPEERKISVDRYEEMLRNEDQYFFDSKAFEGIIDYYAEKNDPVKALQVAEFAISQHPFDITFLLKQAQLFSTIQQYQNALAALDKAELLEPSEGDIFLIRGGILGGIGQFDTALEHLFKALPLLDNKDEVYFHIAMIYQAQMNYDKAIVYLKKALELNMDYQEALYELAYCYDVLDRQEESISFYKKYIDSDPYSYYAWYNLGNSYHKIGKFAEALDAYDYAILIKEDFSSAYFNKGNALVNLDRYQEALEVYKQTFEYEQPSADTYCAIGECYEKLEQMEEARNYYKKAVKLDAELADAWFGIGVTLDFEERYFESLHFYKKALELEDTNPDYWFAIADARYKLQQIDQAEEAYKKVVTLNPSDIDAWLDYSSILFEQNKIDESIDVMSEAITQNPQAAELYYRIVAYLFANGQYNEALNFLELGLATNPDKHYILFDYLPQLQGNQIITEIVKKYTKPNN
- a CDS encoding shikimate dehydrogenase family protein; translation: MKKLGLIGFPLGHSFSKKYYLEKFQQEDINDVDYDLYPIEHISDFVPIYSDKDFYGVNVTIPYKIEVMRYLDELSEEAKSIQAVNCVRILHSDDGSVYLKGYNTDAYGFETSLKPLLTPKDQKALVLGNGGAAKAVIYALNQLNIAYKLVSRTKQADHYTYEELDASILSEYTVIINCSPVGTYPNITACPKLPYEYINENHLCYDLIYNPEETAFLRKGREQGARTKNGYEMLLLQAEKNWEIWNS